A region of Alosa alosa isolate M-15738 ecotype Scorff River chromosome 17, AALO_Geno_1.1, whole genome shotgun sequence DNA encodes the following proteins:
- the LOC125310744 gene encoding tryptase-2-like, which produces MVYLKATNRMHTSSCGGSLINTQWVLTAAHCVDSNNYHLSPVVVGRLKLSETDGKIYSVCRFVIHPDYRPNVDGALNDIALVQLDELVYFSALVMPVALPTPWDVFNARSECWVTGWGTVAEDTPLGGNKTLQQLKLPLVDDNTCRKVYPRTTDKQLCAGYKRGGKDSCQGDSGGPLVCQSASGKFVQVGVVSFGHGCAQRGYPGVYTRVISYIKFIQDTIRNYS; this is translated from the exons ATGGTGTACCTTAAGGCCACTAatagaatg CATACCAGCTCCTGTGGTGGTTCCCTTATCAACACTCAATGGGTTCTGACGGCAGCCCACTGTGTCGACTCAAACAACTA tcatttgaGTCCAGTGGTGGTGGGCCGGTTGAAGCTTAGTGAGACCGATGGCAAGATCTACTCTGTGTGCCGTTTTGTGATCCATCCTGATTACCGTCCCAATGTGGATGGGGCGCTTAATGACATCGCCCTGGTGCAGCTGGATGAATTAGTCTACTTCTCCGCTCTTGTGATGCCCGTGGCACTGCCCACCCCTTGGGATGTCTTCAACGCCCGCTCCGAGTGCTGGGTCACCGGATGGGGCACCGTGGCTGAGgaca cTCCATTGGGAGGTAACAAGACCCTGCAGCAGCTGAAGCTCCCCCTAGTGGACGACAATACCTGCAGAAAGGTGTACCCCAGAACCACTGATAAGCAGCTCTGTGCTGGATACAAGCGGGGGGGCAAGGACTcatgccag ggcgaTTCTGGCGGCCCCCTGGTGTGTCAGTCGGCGTCTGGGAAGTTTGTCCAGGTCGGGGTGGTGAGTTTTGGACATGGCTGTGCCCAGCGTGGCTACCCTGGGGTGTACACACGTGTGATCAGTTACATAAAGTTCATCCAAGACACCATCCGCAATTACAGCTGA